One part of the Actinotignum schaalii genome encodes these proteins:
- the smpB gene encoding SsrA-binding protein SmpB, giving the protein MAKKKEGKLSAAQQAKAAADAHQVIARNKKARHDYFIEDTFEAGMSLSGTEVKALRMGRASLVDGWIEVDRGQVYAHGINIPIYAMGTWTNHAPTRKRRLLLHKSEIEKLARAVEAKGYTIVPLELYFVRGLAKLEIAVAKGKQEWDKRETIRRREADREAQRAMSAARRREGLVR; this is encoded by the coding sequence GTGGCGAAGAAAAAAGAAGGAAAGCTGAGCGCGGCCCAGCAGGCGAAAGCCGCGGCCGATGCGCATCAGGTGATCGCGCGCAATAAGAAAGCGCGCCACGATTATTTCATTGAGGACACCTTTGAGGCGGGGATGTCGCTATCCGGGACCGAGGTGAAGGCGCTGCGCATGGGCCGGGCCTCGCTGGTGGACGGCTGGATCGAGGTGGATCGCGGGCAGGTGTACGCGCACGGGATCAATATTCCGATTTACGCGATGGGGACGTGGACGAATCACGCGCCCACTCGCAAGCGGCGCCTGCTGCTGCACAAGTCGGAGATCGAGAAGCTGGCGCGGGCCGTCGAGGCGAAGGGCTATACGATTGTGCCCCTCGAGCTGTATTTTGTGCGCGGGCTGGCCAAGCTGGAAATTGCGGTGGCCAAGGGTAAGCAGGAATGGGATAAGCGTGAGACGATCCGGCGGCGTGAAGCGGACCGGGAGGCACAGCGGGCGATGTCTGCCGCCCGGCGCCGTGAAGGGCTGGTACGGTAG
- a CDS encoding murein hydrolase activator EnvC family protein, producing the protein MRIGSRRWLGALAAGALGLAGLATPARADDRDDLVRQQEQQEAEIENLRSSLEGVDVDLQNVYLKLQETQAQVPGAQAALLQAQNDAAAAQREQEKIGARLDAAEGELDSITTSIAQGEKKLSETRDNLGEIARSEYRGDNRVSTVELLIGAKSSADFFNALSANQAITRVQSQTLTDVTQTTAANRTRAQRQKAVQGEISQLKSQADAAVAEKKSKEAQAAARTKELADLEASVTQQSQALEARRGEFQNSLSAMNAARDDTAAQIARIDEENRRRAAEAAAQGGGGGGAPAAPPAASGALIPPVPAPLYVTSPFGMRVYPFDGGWWMHEGVDLRSACGNPQYAAAAGVVAAVRPASGNGTHGNQVILNLGYINGSSYVVVYNHLSGFNVSVGQSVGQGDVIGWTGMTGMVTGCHVHFEVWQDGVVIDPMSLPGFYE; encoded by the coding sequence GTGAGAATCGGGAGCAGACGATGGCTGGGAGCGCTGGCTGCGGGGGCGCTGGGCCTTGCCGGGTTAGCGACGCCGGCGCGTGCCGATGACCGCGACGACCTCGTCCGCCAGCAAGAACAGCAGGAAGCCGAAATTGAGAATCTGCGTTCCTCCCTCGAGGGTGTGGACGTGGATTTGCAGAACGTCTACCTCAAGTTGCAAGAAACGCAGGCGCAGGTGCCCGGGGCGCAGGCCGCGTTATTGCAGGCGCAGAACGACGCCGCGGCAGCCCAGCGCGAACAAGAAAAGATTGGCGCGCGCCTGGATGCGGCCGAGGGGGAGCTCGATTCCATCACCACGTCGATTGCCCAGGGGGAGAAGAAACTGAGCGAAACGCGCGATAACCTCGGCGAGATTGCGCGTTCCGAATACCGCGGCGATAACCGGGTTTCCACCGTGGAGCTTCTGATCGGCGCGAAGTCGAGCGCGGATTTCTTCAATGCGCTGTCCGCGAACCAGGCGATCACCCGGGTGCAATCCCAAACTCTCACCGACGTTACTCAAACAACGGCCGCGAACCGGACCCGCGCCCAGCGGCAAAAGGCAGTGCAAGGGGAGATCTCCCAGCTCAAGAGCCAGGCCGATGCCGCGGTGGCGGAAAAGAAATCGAAGGAAGCGCAGGCCGCGGCCCGCACCAAGGAGCTCGCGGACCTGGAAGCTTCCGTCACCCAGCAATCCCAGGCTTTGGAAGCCCGGCGCGGGGAATTCCAGAACTCGCTGTCCGCCATGAACGCGGCCCGCGATGATACCGCCGCGCAGATCGCCCGCATTGACGAAGAAAACCGGCGGCGTGCCGCGGAAGCAGCAGCTCAGGGCGGTGGCGGGGGAGGTGCCCCGGCGGCGCCCCCCGCAGCTTCGGGTGCGCTCATTCCGCCCGTTCCGGCCCCGCTGTACGTGACCTCGCCCTTCGGGATGCGGGTCTATCCCTTCGACGGCGGCTGGTGGATGCACGAGGGCGTGGACTTGCGTTCTGCCTGCGGTAATCCGCAATACGCGGCGGCGGCCGGGGTGGTGGCGGCGGTGCGCCCGGCCTCCGGCAACGGCACGCACGGCAACCAGGTCATCCTCAACCTCGGCTATATCAACGGCTCGTCCTACGTGGTGGTGTACAACCATCTCTCCGGTTTCAATGTATCCGTGGGGCAGAGCGTGGGCCAGGGCGATGTGATTGGCTGGACCGGCATGACGGGCATGGTCACCGGTTGCCACGTACACTTTGAGGTGTGGCAGGACGGCGTGGTCATCGACCCGATGTCCCTGCCCGGATTCTACGAATAG
- a CDS encoding helix-turn-helix transcriptional regulator, translating to MSRVPNPARGLGNDIREARRALGWSQAELASHAQVSRPTIARVETGSNISTGTLEKVIKALGKHLRVSDR from the coding sequence ATGAGTCGCGTACCCAATCCCGCGCGTGGCCTCGGCAATGACATCCGAGAGGCACGCCGCGCTCTGGGCTGGAGCCAGGCTGAGCTGGCATCACATGCCCAGGTCTCACGCCCCACCATCGCCAGGGTCGAGACCGGATCGAATATCTCCACCGGCACGCTGGAGAAGGTCATCAAGGCGCTGGGCAAGCACCTGCGCGTCTCGGACAGATGA
- the ftsE gene encoding cell division ATP-binding protein FtsE: protein MITFTKVTKLYQKGAKPALDSVSADIDRGEFVFLVGPSGSGKSTMLSLINVAERPTSGKIEVLGKDLATVSQRRVPFLRRRIGTVFQDFRLLPDKNVHDNVALALQVIGAPRHRIRTEVPEVLEMVGLDGKERRRMNELSGGEQQRVAIARAMVNRPEILLADEPTGNLDQNTGLSIMRLLDRINRSGTTVVMATHDATVVNQMRKRVIELANGVIVRDQDRGQYGGGQH, encoded by the coding sequence ATGATCACATTTACCAAGGTGACGAAGCTCTACCAGAAGGGCGCGAAACCCGCGCTGGATTCGGTGAGCGCGGATATTGACCGCGGCGAATTCGTTTTCCTCGTGGGCCCCTCCGGTTCGGGAAAATCAACGATGCTTTCGCTCATCAACGTTGCCGAACGTCCAACATCCGGAAAAATCGAGGTGCTCGGTAAGGATCTCGCCACTGTTTCCCAGCGGCGCGTCCCCTTCCTGCGGCGTCGCATCGGCACGGTGTTCCAAGATTTCCGGCTCCTTCCCGATAAGAACGTGCACGATAACGTGGCGCTCGCGCTCCAGGTCATCGGCGCGCCTCGCCACCGCATTCGCACCGAAGTGCCGGAAGTGCTGGAAATGGTGGGCTTGGACGGCAAGGAACGCCGCCGCATGAACGAGCTTTCGGGCGGGGAACAGCAGCGCGTGGCCATCGCCCGCGCCATGGTCAACCGCCCCGAAATCCTTCTCGCCGACGAACCGACCGGCAACCTGGATCAAAATACCGGGCTGTCGATTATGCGCCTCCTGGATCGCATCAACCGTTCGGGAACCACGGTGGTCATGGCCACCCATGATGCCACCGTCGTCAACCAGATGCGTAAACGCGTTATTGAGCTGGCCAACGGCGTGATCGTCCGTGATCAGGATCGCGGCCAGTACGGAGGAGGGCAACACTAA
- the ftsX gene encoding permease-like cell division protein FtsX, with amino-acid sequence MRSRFVLSQTFKGLINNKAMAASVSLVTFVSLLFVGAAALLQTQISHLRADWYSQVEVSVFMCAANDATEPCAGNEATDEQIKAIDTALTTEPLASQVERYEFETKEEAFANYREQMGDSVWRDTVTADQMQVSFRVKLHDPEKYQVLVEDLGNRPGVQSVYDQREQIEPVFATLNRFTAIAGGLAAVMILTALLLIPTTIRLSAMSRRNETGIMRYVGASNFFIELPFILEGIIASLVGAIFAVGGLWLAAKFLLEDWISQSLPWIRVIGVSEALQVAPWLLIGSVVVSGLASWIALRRYARV; translated from the coding sequence ATGCGCAGTCGTTTCGTCCTGTCCCAAACATTCAAGGGACTTATCAATAACAAGGCGATGGCTGCCTCGGTTTCCCTCGTCACTTTCGTTTCCCTACTTTTCGTGGGTGCGGCGGCGCTGCTCCAAACCCAGATCAGCCACCTGCGTGCCGATTGGTACAGCCAGGTGGAAGTCTCGGTGTTTATGTGCGCGGCGAATGACGCCACCGAACCCTGCGCCGGTAACGAAGCCACCGACGAACAAATCAAGGCCATCGATACCGCCCTGACCACCGAACCGCTCGCCTCCCAGGTGGAGCGCTACGAATTCGAAACCAAAGAAGAAGCCTTCGCGAACTACCGCGAACAAATGGGCGATTCGGTGTGGCGTGACACGGTGACCGCCGATCAGATGCAGGTTTCCTTCCGCGTCAAATTGCACGACCCGGAAAAGTACCAGGTCCTCGTGGAGGACCTCGGCAACCGTCCCGGGGTGCAGAGCGTGTACGACCAGCGTGAACAAATCGAGCCGGTCTTCGCCACCCTCAACCGCTTCACCGCGATTGCCGGCGGGCTGGCCGCGGTTATGATCCTCACCGCGCTCCTCCTCATCCCCACCACGATCCGCCTCTCGGCAATGTCGCGGCGTAACGAAACGGGGATTATGCGCTACGTGGGCGCCTCGAATTTCTTCATCGAGTTGCCCTTCATCCTCGAAGGAATTATCGCCTCGCTCGTCGGCGCGATTTTCGCGGTCGGCGGGCTGTGGCTGGCAGCGAAATTCTTGCTCGAGGACTGGATTTCCCAATCGCTGCCGTGGATTCGCGTGATCGGCGTGAGCGAAGCCCTCCAGGTGGCGCCCTGGCTGCTCATCGGCTCGGTTGTGGTGTCCGGCCTGGCGTCCTGGATCGCTTTGCGCAGGTACGCGCGCGTGTAG
- a CDS encoding HsdM family class I SAM-dependent methyltransferase: MANEKATDQLVRDMLREIGVERPWEQDGGPQWKRVALKGGSKSAAATSEGKPEFVFVSDGFVVIIEDKKDVQRTRYLMDGDLTTEYPSRAEYALNGALHYAKTMLSNGIPYDKGIFAVGVGGGEVHHEIAVSYLAPGIVKHLDDLDNLDVFSEQEIGEYYSVQVRGQRPRAEVQLDDVRAAAERLHEGMRNYGSVENDRKAPLVSAILLALQNPYFDLDRLKSITPGNNYQVWDGRLIYDAAEQYMKNEAFMPQAKVGTLLDQFAFIKNAPQLNRSHRDLGESPLKWMTRILENDVFHVVTDPSMTAFDVLGNFYHEFISYGGGDGSGLGIVLTPEHVTTLMAELIDVNATDYVLDPTAGTASFLIAAMQRMFADAGSNDALREEIRKNRLYGIELQDKLFAIGTTNMILRGDGKANFRRDSIFEAPLYEMRGDLRQPDGSWVMGHGFTKVLLNPPYSQAKGKNTRNLSELAFIERALEFLNPGGKLAAIVPQSAMVGKTKEDKARKRYILEHNTLETVITMNPMTFANSGHTPHTVIVIFTAGRKHPADHKVRFINFEKDGWVVAPHRGLVDDGTVASRRKHLVEVLRGDAQDDTSFIVRSEVTAEDEWQHSYFYFNDVPPTYEDFLTTVADYVTWQVDMYTHGLGDLITPTAPAAPVADEEAGE; encoded by the coding sequence GTGGCGAACGAGAAGGCGACAGATCAACTCGTGCGCGACATGCTGCGCGAGATCGGCGTTGAGCGCCCTTGGGAGCAGGATGGCGGCCCTCAGTGGAAGCGCGTCGCCCTCAAGGGTGGCTCCAAGTCAGCAGCCGCGACCTCTGAGGGCAAGCCTGAGTTCGTCTTCGTCTCCGATGGCTTCGTCGTTATCATCGAGGATAAGAAGGACGTACAACGCACCCGCTATCTCATGGACGGCGACCTGACTACCGAGTACCCCTCGCGCGCCGAGTATGCCCTCAACGGTGCACTGCACTACGCCAAGACGATGCTCAGCAATGGAATCCCTTACGACAAGGGCATCTTCGCCGTGGGTGTCGGCGGCGGCGAGGTCCACCACGAGATCGCCGTGAGCTACCTTGCCCCCGGCATCGTCAAACACCTTGACGACCTTGACAACCTCGACGTGTTCTCTGAGCAGGAGATCGGCGAGTACTACTCCGTCCAGGTTCGAGGACAGCGCCCCCGTGCTGAGGTGCAGCTCGACGATGTGCGAGCCGCCGCCGAGCGCCTCCACGAGGGAATGCGCAACTACGGCTCCGTGGAAAATGATCGCAAAGCACCCCTCGTCTCAGCGATACTCCTGGCGCTCCAGAACCCCTACTTCGACCTCGACCGGCTCAAGAGCATCACACCGGGCAACAACTATCAGGTGTGGGACGGACGCCTCATCTACGACGCTGCCGAGCAGTACATGAAGAACGAAGCGTTCATGCCTCAGGCAAAAGTGGGCACGCTACTTGACCAATTCGCCTTCATCAAGAACGCTCCGCAGCTTAACCGTTCACACCGAGACCTTGGCGAGTCGCCCTTGAAATGGATGACGCGCATCCTGGAGAACGACGTGTTCCACGTCGTCACCGACCCGTCAATGACCGCCTTCGACGTGCTCGGAAACTTCTACCACGAGTTCATCTCCTACGGCGGCGGCGATGGCTCCGGTCTCGGTATTGTCCTCACCCCTGAGCATGTCACCACGCTCATGGCTGAACTCATCGACGTCAACGCCACCGACTATGTTCTCGACCCGACAGCGGGCACGGCATCGTTCCTCATCGCCGCCATGCAGCGCATGTTTGCCGACGCGGGCAGCAACGACGCCCTGCGCGAGGAGATCCGCAAGAACCGCCTCTATGGCATCGAGCTTCAAGACAAGCTGTTCGCCATCGGGACGACGAACATGATCCTCCGTGGCGACGGCAAGGCGAACTTCCGCCGAGACTCGATCTTCGAGGCTCCACTCTACGAGATGCGTGGCGACCTCAGGCAACCTGACGGCTCGTGGGTGATGGGCCACGGCTTCACCAAGGTGCTGCTCAACCCGCCCTACTCACAGGCCAAGGGAAAGAACACCCGCAACCTCTCCGAACTCGCCTTCATCGAGCGCGCGCTGGAGTTCCTCAACCCTGGCGGCAAACTCGCCGCGATCGTGCCCCAGTCCGCGATGGTCGGCAAGACCAAGGAAGACAAGGCACGCAAGCGCTACATCCTGGAGCACAACACGCTCGAAACCGTCATCACGATGAACCCGATGACCTTCGCCAACTCCGGGCACACGCCCCACACCGTGATCGTCATCTTCACCGCAGGGCGCAAGCACCCCGCAGACCACAAGGTCCGCTTCATCAACTTCGAGAAGGACGGCTGGGTGGTCGCCCCGCACCGTGGTCTCGTGGACGACGGTACCGTCGCCTCACGCCGCAAGCACCTCGTCGAGGTGCTGCGCGGTGACGCTCAGGACGACACGAGCTTCATCGTGCGCTCTGAGGTCACCGCTGAGGACGAGTGGCAGCACAGCTACTTCTACTTCAACGACGTGCCGCCTACCTACGAGGACTTCCTCACCACAGTCGCGGACTATGTGACCTGGCAGGTGGACATGTACACGCACGGTCTCGGCGACCTCATCACACCCACAGCCCCTGCTGCTCCCGTGGCAGACGAGGAGGCGGGAGAATGA
- a CDS encoding restriction endonuclease subunit S, with protein sequence MSVLDTLDFQPMLITDVFESMSASKAWYDKSKLAWSGPSIFPFVSRTKASNGVDSFCPQQEKTPEAGNALTIGLDTQTIGYQPVPFYTSQNIQVLRHERLSQRTALVLASLIREQMGKFSWGGNGVTLGRLSKTRIMVPAITQPDGTVKADWNGMDRLGAELLDRVLTHTHSARQTDSADDDTLPELRFEPMLITDVFTTYRQAPAWLNTNQVQNGAPLYPHVTNTARRNSVTTFISRQERRPNPGNAITVGIDTQVVAYQPAPFYGATKVFELRAQSLNEDNALVLLASLKQAIAKFSWGHKASAARLQATRIMVPVIADATGHDAVDWEGMSAYGRALRVRAERALDPITGESS encoded by the coding sequence ATGAGCGTGCTTGACACCCTAGACTTCCAGCCGATGCTCATCACCGACGTGTTCGAGTCGATGAGCGCCTCGAAAGCCTGGTACGACAAGAGCAAGCTCGCCTGGTCTGGACCATCCATTTTCCCGTTCGTCTCTCGCACGAAAGCGAGTAACGGTGTGGATAGCTTCTGCCCGCAGCAGGAGAAGACTCCTGAAGCGGGCAATGCTCTCACGATTGGTCTCGACACCCAGACGATTGGCTACCAACCAGTTCCGTTCTACACGAGCCAGAACATCCAAGTTCTCCGCCATGAGCGCCTCAGTCAACGAACTGCGCTGGTACTCGCCTCACTGATCAGGGAGCAGATGGGCAAGTTTTCCTGGGGTGGCAACGGTGTAACACTCGGGCGGCTGAGCAAGACACGCATCATGGTCCCGGCCATCACCCAGCCAGACGGCACCGTCAAGGCCGACTGGAACGGCATGGACCGACTCGGTGCAGAGCTGCTTGATCGCGTCCTCACACACACACACAGCGCTCGTCAGACTGACTCGGCTGACGATGACACGCTCCCGGAGCTGAGGTTCGAACCGATGCTGATTACAGACGTGTTCACCACGTATCGCCAAGCTCCGGCGTGGCTTAACACCAACCAGGTGCAAAACGGCGCACCCCTGTACCCTCATGTCACAAACACAGCGCGCCGCAATAGCGTCACGACATTCATTTCTCGCCAAGAGCGACGACCTAACCCTGGAAATGCCATCACTGTCGGCATTGATACGCAAGTAGTGGCATACCAACCCGCGCCGTTCTATGGCGCAACGAAAGTCTTTGAACTGCGAGCACAGAGCCTCAACGAAGACAATGCGCTCGTGCTCTTGGCAAGTCTGAAGCAAGCCATTGCAAAGTTCTCCTGGGGACACAAAGCAAGTGCTGCCCGCCTCCAAGCCACCCGCATCATGGTCCCCGTCATTGCCGACGCTACGGGTCACGATGCTGTGGACTGGGAGGGAATGTCAGCCTACGGGCGCGCCCTTCGTGTGCGAGCTGAACGCGCACTCGATCCCATCACCGGAGAGTCGTCATGA